The following are from one region of the Prevotella communis genome:
- a CDS encoding DUF6055 domain-containing protein, with protein sequence MKKFTTLVFLMTLASVAFAQKTVYIPNEWRNPWPSDSLLYKESDPDNKYTWSKSRSVESDNVIIFWDKNYGNKKPNELATSDWNYVDIPDLLNKCEAFYDLEINKLGFVDPVKSNHSKYKMMVLMNYSKPGDWACYGGGYDFVISALWLNSATCKPVGHSVAHEVGHSFHYMCYAEHSGHQDSNTDNTGFHLACGNGQAIWEQTAQWQAAQSYPELMFDQSIGVFRRSHNYAFSHEWHRYQSYWFHYYLCQYYNDITTVAQVWNQPMTGQSRGNGTDFNQALMKLKGLDATGLFRLYYDYAARCATWDIDACRSYGKNYIGDFDYRCVLVGDTAYQVALASVPQASGFNIIPLTVPAAGTKVTTHFTALARYSKLAAGDPAEMMTGETQWGKTSRTSYVSASNYKDRGFRLGYVALMNDGTRQYFNADSVYCEGQTQKTCEVSMTVPENVKQMWLVVVPAPKSYIQHKWDEKADNDDMWPYRFRLEGAELGSKAQVYVASTIDDRDVADITFTYDVNLPRLNSYDAVTVNVSGKAQAMLGTAFQMNASDIADKMQAWTSSGPSEGKVMFYPMNPKSQARVNRGSTANGYGHWFNASGGATDYGSSAYLYSEFSPTALSFNVGQYPNRLTIGNDYTIGQILRYKQSADKEAMARFIFRVHVTSSDYGAELASVEYTDPRTLGITQVENGKLKVDQYYDLQGRRLSKPQKGLNIINGRKVVVNNK encoded by the coding sequence ATGAAAAAATTTACTACATTAGTTTTCCTGATGACATTGGCTTCTGTTGCTTTCGCACAGAAGACCGTCTATATCCCTAATGAATGGCGTAATCCGTGGCCATCTGACTCGCTGCTCTACAAGGAGAGCGATCCGGATAATAAGTACACTTGGTCGAAAAGTCGCTCTGTGGAGAGTGATAACGTGATTATCTTCTGGGATAAGAACTACGGCAATAAGAAGCCCAACGAACTGGCTACTAGCGATTGGAATTACGTAGATATACCTGACCTTTTGAATAAATGTGAGGCTTTCTACGATTTGGAAATCAACAAACTGGGCTTTGTTGACCCAGTGAAGAGCAACCACAGCAAGTATAAGATGATGGTGCTCATGAACTATTCAAAACCTGGCGACTGGGCCTGCTACGGTGGTGGCTACGATTTCGTCATCTCTGCCTTATGGCTGAACTCTGCTACCTGTAAGCCCGTAGGTCATTCTGTGGCTCATGAGGTGGGACACTCTTTCCATTATATGTGCTATGCCGAACATAGCGGGCATCAGGATTCCAATACTGATAATACGGGTTTCCACTTGGCGTGCGGCAATGGTCAGGCTATCTGGGAACAGACAGCTCAATGGCAGGCTGCCCAGTCATATCCGGAATTGATGTTTGACCAGAGTATCGGCGTGTTCCGTCGTTCTCATAACTATGCCTTCTCGCACGAGTGGCATCGCTATCAGTCATATTGGTTCCATTATTATCTGTGCCAGTATTACAATGATATTACGACTGTTGCTCAGGTATGGAATCAGCCTATGACAGGTCAGAGCAGGGGTAATGGAACTGATTTCAATCAGGCGCTGATGAAACTGAAAGGGCTGGATGCTACTGGACTGTTCCGCCTTTATTATGATTATGCCGCTCGTTGTGCTACATGGGATATTGACGCATGTCGTTCCTACGGAAAGAACTATATTGGTGATTTCGATTACCGTTGCGTCCTGGTGGGTGATACTGCATATCAGGTGGCTCTGGCCTCTGTGCCTCAGGCTTCAGGCTTTAATATTATCCCATTGACTGTTCCTGCCGCAGGTACAAAGGTGACAACGCATTTCACGGCCTTGGCAAGGTATTCCAAACTGGCTGCAGGCGATCCTGCTGAGATGATGACAGGTGAAACGCAGTGGGGTAAGACCTCGCGCACCTCGTATGTGAGTGCTTCAAACTATAAAGATCGTGGTTTCCGCTTGGGCTATGTGGCATTGATGAATGACGGCACGCGTCAGTATTTCAATGCAGACTCCGTGTATTGCGAGGGACAAACACAGAAGACCTGTGAGGTGAGTATGACTGTTCCCGAGAATGTGAAGCAGATGTGGCTCGTCGTGGTACCAGCCCCCAAGAGCTATATCCAACATAAATGGGATGAAAAGGCAGACAATGATGATATGTGGCCTTACCGTTTCCGTCTGGAGGGTGCTGAACTGGGTTCGAAGGCTCAGGTCTATGTGGCTTCTACAATCGATGATCGTGATGTGGCCGATATCACTTTTACTTATGATGTAAATCTGCCCCGTTTGAACTCTTATGACGCTGTGACTGTCAACGTTTCTGGTAAGGCACAGGCTATGCTGGGTACTGCTTTCCAGATGAATGCCTCTGACATCGCAGACAAGATGCAGGCGTGGACTTCCAGTGGTCCTTCGGAAGGTAAGGTGATGTTTTATCCCATGAATCCAAAGTCGCAGGCACGTGTGAACCGTGGTAGTACAGCCAATGGCTATGGTCACTGGTTTAATGCGTCAGGTGGTGCCACTGATTATGGTAGCAGCGCTTATCTTTATAGTGAGTTCTCGCCTACAGCTCTTTCATTTAACGTAGGACAATATCCTAATCGACTGACTATCGGAAATGATTACACCATCGGTCAGATTCTGCGTTATAAACAGAGTGCCGACAAGGAGGCAATGGCCCGCTTCATCTTCCGCGTCCATGTGACAAGCAGTGACTATGGGGCTGAGTTGGCCAGTGTTGAGTATACTGACCCACGTACATTGGGCATCACACAAGTTGAAAATGGAAAGTTGAAAGTTGACCAATATTACGATCTGCAGGGTCGTAGGCTCTCTAAGCCTCAGAAGGGATTGAATATTATCAATGGACGTAAAGTTGTTGTAAATAATAAATGA
- a CDS encoding DUF4859 domain-containing protein, which yields MAVVVCLLAGMTAQAQLTATYEPYAATEWGKEKAVDFKLTDVAQALETDTTTLVAALNSWTAEGSTDANMFFLTTAEGLSDNYTQGGKGGFWVNAEGLPQAWSDDNSGLRWFNTISWTSAENEDGKFSVMIGQFPGQCAVGDTFKPKFVLKLGDKEATLEITINIIEKPAVDIPEPELAWGKLTIVEEITKDVTQKPRSGYDADKVEVDLTEALTKLGVSGDLLKDELSQLLFAKIAYVTEDAVMGAQMSDSLTNESSAGAPGFWLRNFSDAEGNPTFECGRFAYDGDDCFYAEAFAFDTETGILSCNIGQMPNKLKGGNTYFADIYIVYGDKAIKIRYNLILPEVKVGTLEDYEKAGENTIRVEMEPAESYDTKNFSIDIETMVNALGCQVGEIDDFYMLDSEIDFATGKNQEGVGYWVSMEGKVVNWGNDAMFYVTPKADDYSKFGVGQYPGHMNIGDSARATLYFVAGSKYYQLNVDLVIVAPKQGDVVFESVAQRLIEIQQVPVAYKWTSGVEIPEAWVEQQLGTSDWVLYALAPLNEDGTEKEGNAKYSKSYSITESPGFWMDGEGHNIGWSANARVGVSISQPSGHFALMQYENSINLGDVFRFPLFLVNEENGKMVTFNFTYSIVESVVEIEEVGSEDIVLPVSADDEGASATIDLSDVLQAFDITLDALANGQYLHGITADGTYGSGVSLYDGLAFTNSGACVIEDPFMFFEAELNEDGKSVKVTTYATADVADDYSAIGTVCFLIEGKRYVLNVKFVSETVFTGITENRTVPHTSLSAVYDLQGRKVVKTQRGLYIQNGRKYMVK from the coding sequence ATGGCAGTCGTTGTTTGCCTTTTGGCTGGAATGACAGCGCAGGCGCAGTTGACGGCAACCTATGAACCGTATGCAGCTACCGAATGGGGTAAAGAGAAAGCTGTAGATTTTAAGTTGACGGATGTGGCACAGGCATTGGAGACTGATACAACCACACTTGTTGCTGCACTTAATTCCTGGACGGCAGAGGGTAGTACCGATGCTAATATGTTCTTCCTGACTACAGCGGAAGGTCTGAGTGACAATTATACACAAGGCGGCAAAGGTGGCTTCTGGGTAAATGCAGAAGGTCTCCCTCAGGCTTGGAGTGATGATAATAGTGGCCTGCGCTGGTTTAATACCATCAGTTGGACATCCGCTGAGAATGAAGATGGAAAGTTTTCTGTTATGATTGGTCAGTTCCCTGGTCAATGCGCTGTAGGCGATACATTCAAGCCTAAGTTCGTGTTGAAGTTGGGCGACAAGGAAGCTACCTTGGAAATTACCATTAATATCATTGAGAAGCCAGCTGTTGATATACCTGAGCCGGAATTGGCATGGGGTAAGCTCACCATCGTGGAAGAAATCACGAAGGATGTAACACAGAAACCTCGTTCTGGCTATGATGCAGATAAGGTGGAAGTAGATCTTACGGAGGCTCTCACAAAGCTTGGTGTCAGCGGAGATTTACTGAAAGATGAGTTAAGCCAGTTGCTCTTTGCAAAGATTGCCTATGTAACAGAGGATGCTGTGATGGGTGCTCAGATGAGTGACTCTTTGACTAACGAATCATCAGCAGGTGCCCCTGGCTTCTGGTTGCGCAATTTCAGCGATGCCGAGGGTAATCCTACTTTCGAATGTGGACGTTTTGCTTATGATGGTGATGATTGCTTCTATGCAGAAGCTTTCGCCTTCGATACTGAGACTGGTATCCTTTCTTGTAATATCGGCCAGATGCCTAATAAACTGAAGGGTGGTAATACCTATTTTGCTGATATCTATATTGTATATGGTGACAAGGCCATCAAGATTCGTTATAACCTGATTCTGCCTGAAGTAAAGGTAGGAACCCTGGAAGATTATGAGAAGGCAGGTGAGAATACGATAAGAGTGGAAATGGAACCTGCGGAGAGTTATGACACCAAGAATTTCTCTATTGATATTGAGACTATGGTCAATGCCTTAGGTTGTCAAGTTGGAGAGATTGATGACTTCTATATGCTTGACAGTGAAATCGACTTTGCTACTGGTAAGAATCAGGAAGGTGTAGGCTACTGGGTCAGCATGGAAGGAAAGGTGGTTAATTGGGGTAATGATGCCATGTTCTATGTCACGCCAAAGGCTGATGACTACTCAAAGTTCGGTGTTGGTCAGTATCCTGGACATATGAATATTGGCGACTCTGCTCGTGCCACTCTTTATTTCGTTGCTGGCAGTAAGTATTATCAGCTGAATGTTGATTTGGTGATTGTTGCACCAAAACAGGGTGATGTCGTCTTTGAGAGTGTAGCCCAGCGTCTGATAGAAATCCAACAGGTGCCTGTAGCATACAAATGGACATCGGGCGTAGAGATTCCTGAGGCATGGGTTGAGCAGCAGCTTGGAACCAGCGATTGGGTGCTCTATGCACTGGCTCCACTAAATGAAGACGGAACAGAGAAAGAGGGTAATGCTAAATATTCTAAGAGCTATTCTATTACTGAGAGTCCAGGCTTCTGGATGGATGGCGAGGGCCATAATATCGGATGGAGTGCTAATGCACGTGTAGGTGTGTCTATCTCTCAGCCTTCAGGACATTTCGCACTGATGCAGTATGAAAACAGCATTAACCTTGGCGATGTGTTCCGCTTCCCGCTCTTCCTGGTCAACGAGGAAAATGGTAAGATGGTGACCTTCAACTTCACCTATAGCATTGTGGAGTCTGTCGTAGAAATCGAGGAGGTAGGCTCAGAGGATATTGTATTGCCAGTGTCAGCTGATGACGAAGGTGCTTCTGCAACAATCGATCTGTCAGATGTTCTCCAAGCTTTTGATATTACCTTGGATGCATTAGCTAATGGACAATATTTGCACGGCATTACTGCTGATGGAACTTATGGTTCTGGCGTGTCTTTATATGATGGTCTGGCATTCACGAATAGTGGTGCTTGTGTAATAGAAGATCCGTTTATGTTCTTTGAGGCAGAATTGAATGAAGATGGCAAGTCTGTTAAAGTGACAACCTATGCTACAGCAGACGTTGCTGACGACTATAGTGCAATAGGTACTGTCTGCTTCCTTATAGAAGGCAAACGCTATGTCCTCAACGTGAAGTTTGTTTCAGAGACAGTCTTTACTGGCATTACAGAGAATCGTACAGTACCTCATACATCTCTGTCAGCCGTTTATGATCTGCAGGGTCGTAAGGTGGTGAAGACACAGCGTGGTCTGTACATCCAGAACGGACGTAAATATATGGTTAAGTAA
- a CDS encoding hybrid sensor histidine kinase/response regulator transcription factor, translating into MLRKLPFVLVFILCSLTNSWGGNDFQYRHIGMEDGLTSNTVRHITQDKYGYIWFGTDNGLCRYDGIKVQPYRIAENKSNQYITALLPIDEGLLVGTEGGVFLLRYDTDGFERLPINIHSAVTSLSLDKEGNLWMSTNQQGIWCYAINSDKKEVRHYDFLQTNGYVSQVFADNANQIWAVTNWGSYGVSRLNRLHAKFERISFNSPVPYNSLCMLQTHDGRLWLGTWQNGLMLMHNDGHLEQMLPEGSATHIHTLFERPDNTICIGCDDGLICFNPNTRQWNRLWQQQSQRDRFVYAITNDNEGGLWIGTFYGGVNYVSPIGKRFDSFTTDNGLRGNVISRFCEDHEGNVWVASDDGGIMCYSPKQQAFIDYPHQDELSTVNAHALALKGSDLWIGTYTRGVYVLNTTTGQLRHYDYNQLRDASSYAICHDSKGRTWVATMEGFNLYLPEADNFQHIGSTNALAIDIDEDDKHRIWLSTQGAGMWCYSPDSKEFKQYLHDEDDKYSLPSNQVNCTMIDASGRLWIGTLEGLCYYDIAKKQFNRVELSVETGNVMSIIEDQGALWLSTERGIVKYEPQNLNPKSAVSDLNCQRFTRHDGLVCEQFQPNAGIKTSDGRIFFGAVNGFNAFFPYQIKANRTIPPVYITAQEAHNQMIFSFVALSYCSPEKNQYAYMLEGYDKEWNYVGNQTRATYANLPAGTYTFRVKATNNDGIWSDKEATITIVVPPPFWWTWYAKLFYLLLIGFIIWYYVHVRLKRAEKRHKYEMQRLQEQKEKEAREARLNFFTMVAHEIRTPVSLIIGPLEKMKTDNEELRIIDRNAHRLLELVNQLLDFRKAEQHMIVSDFKPRNINALLHAVCERFEPTFLQNGRQFKVNYPDEHFTAIVDGEAITKVVSNLLTNANKYSKKNVTVSCVVEPDEEHFRLIVSDDGVGIREEDRQRIFEPFFQAQDNKPGTGIGLNIVKHIVDLHHGTISVDSEVGQGSTFTICLPVSQEVTENGELKTENGERRTERYDYTQDGHSNQTSQSSTPSSQLPRLLIVDDSEDMLEFLSSSFSQQYQVTTAHDGIEALDLLSKHEYDLIISDWMMPRMDGATFCKQVRSNPLTSHIPLIMLTAKTDEQSKVEGMDVGADAYIEKPFSLQYLEACIRNIIAMRRKLIEKFSSEPTAPITEIASNPTDDKFLKQMTQIIEENIANSDLSVNLLAEQLGISRSGLFAKIKTLADVTPNEMIQIIRLKRAAQLLQEGKYLVSEVGYMVGFSNPSYFTKCFQKQFGIKPGDYIKK; encoded by the coding sequence ATGTTACGAAAATTACCCTTTGTCCTTGTCTTTATTCTTTGTTCCCTTACCAATAGTTGGGGCGGGAATGATTTCCAGTATCGGCATATCGGCATGGAGGATGGACTGACTTCCAATACCGTACGTCATATTACTCAGGACAAATATGGATACATATGGTTTGGCACTGACAACGGCCTCTGCCGTTACGATGGTATCAAAGTGCAGCCCTACCGTATAGCTGAAAACAAGAGTAATCAGTATATCACCGCCTTGCTCCCTATTGACGAGGGTCTCCTTGTTGGCACCGAGGGTGGCGTCTTCCTACTCAGATACGACACTGATGGCTTTGAACGTCTGCCTATCAATATTCATTCTGCAGTCACCTCCCTGTCATTAGACAAAGAAGGCAATCTCTGGATGTCAACCAACCAGCAAGGCATCTGGTGCTACGCTATTAACAGCGACAAGAAGGAAGTTCGTCATTACGATTTCCTTCAGACGAATGGGTATGTGTCACAGGTTTTTGCTGACAATGCCAATCAGATATGGGCTGTCACCAACTGGGGAAGCTATGGTGTGAGCCGCCTGAACCGGTTGCATGCGAAATTCGAGCGAATATCCTTCAATTCACCCGTCCCTTACAATTCCCTATGCATGTTGCAGACCCATGACGGACGCCTATGGCTTGGCACCTGGCAAAATGGTCTTATGCTCATGCATAACGACGGCCATCTGGAACAAATGCTTCCCGAAGGTAGTGCCACCCATATCCATACGCTTTTCGAACGCCCCGACAATACCATCTGTATTGGTTGTGACGACGGACTGATCTGCTTCAATCCCAACACCCGTCAATGGAACCGCCTGTGGCAACAGCAGTCACAGCGAGACCGCTTTGTATATGCCATCACCAACGACAACGAAGGAGGCCTCTGGATAGGCACATTCTATGGAGGCGTCAATTATGTGTCACCCATAGGCAAGCGGTTTGACAGTTTTACTACGGACAACGGACTGAGAGGTAACGTTATCTCCCGTTTCTGCGAAGATCACGAAGGAAACGTGTGGGTGGCCAGTGACGATGGTGGTATTATGTGCTATTCACCCAAGCAACAGGCATTCATCGACTATCCCCACCAGGACGAACTGAGCACGGTCAATGCCCATGCCCTTGCCCTAAAGGGCTCAGACTTATGGATTGGCACTTATACCAGAGGTGTCTATGTCTTAAACACCACCACAGGTCAGCTGCGCCACTATGACTATAACCAACTGAGAGATGCCAGTTCCTATGCCATCTGCCATGACAGCAAGGGGCGCACATGGGTTGCCACAATGGAAGGATTCAACCTCTATCTCCCTGAGGCCGACAATTTCCAGCATATTGGTTCCACCAATGCCCTTGCCATTGACATCGACGAGGACGACAAGCACCGTATATGGCTGTCTACCCAGGGAGCGGGCATGTGGTGCTATTCACCCGATAGCAAGGAGTTTAAGCAGTATCTCCACGATGAGGACGACAAGTACTCACTACCCAGTAACCAGGTAAACTGCACGATGATAGATGCCAGTGGACGTCTTTGGATAGGAACGCTGGAAGGTCTTTGCTATTACGATATAGCCAAGAAACAGTTCAACAGGGTAGAGCTATCGGTAGAGACTGGTAATGTGATGAGTATCATTGAAGACCAAGGCGCATTATGGCTGTCTACTGAGCGCGGCATCGTGAAATACGAGCCTCAGAACCTAAACCCCAAATCTGCGGTTTCGGACCTCAACTGCCAGCGTTTCACACGCCACGACGGACTGGTCTGCGAACAGTTTCAACCTAATGCCGGCATCAAGACCAGTGACGGACGCATCTTCTTTGGTGCGGTGAACGGCTTCAACGCCTTCTTCCCTTATCAAATCAAGGCCAACCGTACGATACCTCCTGTCTATATCACGGCTCAGGAGGCACACAACCAGATGATCTTCTCATTCGTGGCACTCAGCTACTGTTCACCTGAAAAGAACCAGTATGCCTATATGCTCGAAGGATATGACAAAGAGTGGAACTACGTAGGCAACCAGACACGCGCCACCTATGCCAACCTGCCTGCAGGTACCTATACCTTCCGTGTGAAAGCCACCAATAATGATGGTATATGGAGCGATAAAGAGGCAACCATCACGATTGTTGTACCACCTCCCTTCTGGTGGACATGGTATGCCAAACTCTTCTATCTCCTGTTGATTGGATTCATTATCTGGTATTACGTTCACGTCCGGCTGAAGCGAGCCGAGAAGCGTCATAAGTACGAGATGCAGCGCCTACAGGAGCAGAAAGAGAAAGAAGCACGCGAGGCCCGCCTGAACTTCTTCACGATGGTGGCCCACGAGATACGCACGCCAGTATCACTCATCATCGGACCATTGGAGAAGATGAAGACCGACAATGAGGAACTGCGTATCATTGACCGTAATGCACACCGTCTGCTGGAACTTGTCAACCAGCTACTTGACTTCCGCAAGGCTGAGCAGCACATGATAGTAAGTGATTTCAAGCCACGGAATATCAACGCGTTGCTCCATGCCGTCTGCGAACGTTTCGAGCCCACCTTCCTGCAAAACGGCCGACAGTTCAAGGTGAATTACCCTGATGAGCACTTCACGGCCATCGTCGATGGAGAGGCCATCACCAAGGTGGTCAGCAACCTGCTCACCAATGCCAATAAATACAGTAAGAAGAATGTCACGGTAAGCTGTGTCGTTGAGCCCGACGAGGAACATTTCCGTCTCATCGTCAGCGACGACGGCGTGGGCATACGTGAGGAAGACCGCCAGCGTATCTTCGAACCTTTCTTCCAGGCCCAGGACAACAAGCCAGGCACTGGTATCGGCCTCAACATTGTGAAGCATATCGTAGATCTGCATCATGGTACTATCAGCGTTGACTCAGAAGTAGGACAAGGCTCCACCTTTACCATCTGCCTGCCTGTCAGTCAGGAGGTAACAGAGAACGGAGAGTTGAAAACGGAGAACGGAGAACGGAGAACGGAGAGGTATGATTACACTCAGGACGGACATTCTAATCAGACCTCTCAGTCCTCAACTCCCAGCTCTCAACTTCCCCGTCTCCTCATCGTCGACGATTCCGAGGATATGCTGGAATTCCTCAGCAGCAGTTTCAGTCAGCAGTATCAGGTCACGACAGCCCACGATGGTATTGAAGCACTCGACCTGCTGTCCAAACATGAATACGACCTCATTATCAGCGACTGGATGATGCCCCGTATGGATGGTGCAACCTTCTGCAAACAGGTACGTAGCAATCCCCTTACCAGTCATATCCCCCTCATTATGCTCACGGCCAAGACCGACGAACAGTCGAAGGTGGAAGGAATGGACGTCGGTGCTGATGCCTACATCGAGAAACCCTTCTCGCTGCAGTATCTTGAGGCCTGCATCCGCAATATCATTGCCATGCGCAGAAAACTCATTGAGAAGTTCTCCAGTGAACCCACAGCCCCTATCACCGAGATTGCCAGCAACCCCACCGATGATAAATTCCTGAAGCAGATGACCCAGATTATCGAGGAGAATATTGCCAATAGCGACTTGTCGGTGAACCTCCTGGCCGAACAGCTTGGCATCAGTCGCAGCGGTCTCTTCGCCAAGATAAAGACCCTGGCAGATGTTACGCCCAACGAGATGATACAGATCATACGTCTGAAGCGGGCAGCCCAACTGCTCCAGGAAGGTAAATACCTGGTCAGCGAGGTGGGTTATATGGTAGGTTTCTCAAATCCCTCCTACTTCACCAAGTGCTTCCAGAAGCAATTTGGCATCAAACCAGGCGACTATATCAAAAAATAG
- a CDS encoding M28 family peptidase, translating into MKQVYILMAVAMLLTACGGGKKTMSETEKPVGPQFSADSAYTFCQQQCDFGPRTMNSEAHEQCGQWIVEKFQGYGMDVTEQRATLKGFDGTPLQSNNIIARYQPEKEQRIMLCAHWDSRPWADNDPDEANHTKPVMAANDGASGVGVMLEIARLLQADTCQLPIGIDFVCFDAEDWGSHDDNDSWALGAQYWSKQFKSQTSNLKPQTYRYGILLDMVGGQGARFYQEGYSKYYANHVVKRVWKAAAIAGFSSYFPQEDGGGITDDHVPVNEVAKIPCIDIINYYPDCEESSFGPTWHTVIDDMDHLDRNTLKAVGQTLIQVLYTEKD; encoded by the coding sequence ATGAAACAAGTATATATACTTATGGCCGTAGCCATGCTGCTGACTGCCTGTGGAGGCGGAAAGAAAACGATGTCAGAAACAGAAAAGCCCGTAGGACCGCAGTTCTCTGCCGACTCCGCTTATACCTTCTGTCAGCAGCAATGCGACTTCGGTCCTCGCACAATGAACAGTGAGGCTCACGAACAGTGTGGGCAATGGATTGTTGAGAAGTTCCAGGGCTACGGCATGGATGTGACTGAACAGCGAGCCACACTTAAAGGTTTCGACGGCACTCCCCTTCAGAGCAATAATATCATTGCACGCTATCAGCCAGAAAAAGAGCAGCGTATCATGCTCTGTGCCCACTGGGACAGTCGTCCCTGGGCTGACAACGACCCAGACGAGGCCAACCATACAAAACCTGTGATGGCTGCTAATGATGGCGCCAGCGGTGTTGGCGTGATGTTAGAGATAGCCCGTCTGCTTCAGGCAGACACCTGTCAGTTGCCCATAGGCATCGATTTTGTATGCTTTGACGCTGAGGACTGGGGCAGTCACGACGACAACGACTCTTGGGCGCTGGGCGCACAATACTGGTCAAAACAATTTAAATCTCAAACCTCAAATCTCAAACCTCAAACCTACCGCTATGGCATCCTCCTTGACATGGTAGGCGGGCAAGGTGCCCGTTTCTATCAGGAAGGCTATTCGAAGTATTATGCCAACCACGTGGTGAAGCGTGTATGGAAGGCAGCAGCTATCGCAGGCTTCAGCAGTTATTTCCCACAGGAAGACGGTGGCGGCATTACCGATGACCACGTACCCGTGAATGAAGTGGCAAAGATTCCCTGCATTGATATCATCAACTACTACCCCGACTGCGAAGAGAGTAGCTTTGGCCCCACATGGCATACCGTTATCGACGATATGGACCACCTGGACCGCAACACGCTCAAAGCCGTCGGTCAAACCCTGATACAAGTACTTTACACGGAAAAAGACTAA